From one Luteolibacter sp. SL250 genomic stretch:
- a CDS encoding PmoA family protein, whose product MKPRPSIAIAAAISLTILPSAGVQLEIDAGALARDHSIVTFDPGDAMGGADALKMTDGVILPLFKTHSGKAGFIAPPMPAGTKLLLTPEKNPGMPERVVELRRDGSRQDFVSGGKVIAGFQDEARTNPRPDLDPRFLRGGYLHPLFTPSGKAVTDDYALNHLHHHGIWMAWTKAAVDGRETDFWNMGQGKGRVDFSRYAETRTNRDQAAIISHQTYTDLTSGSPVDVLDEKWTVSVYRPAVTYNVIDLEAEQVTLDGKTLELPIYHYGGLGIRGREEWNGKDKATFITSENLTDRNKANSQPARWISMTGAVEGGTATLTILSHPENFRSPQPVRIHPNEPFISFAPQTKEGMSIKPGETYKARYRFIVSDGGADAKLIEQLWQDYAHPVTTTWKK is encoded by the coding sequence ATGAAACCCCGTCCCAGCATCGCCATCGCGGCCGCCATTTCCCTCACCATCCTGCCTTCGGCGGGGGTCCAGCTTGAGATCGATGCGGGTGCGCTCGCGCGGGATCACAGTATCGTCACATTCGACCCCGGGGATGCCATGGGCGGAGCGGACGCGCTGAAAATGACGGATGGCGTGATCCTGCCGCTTTTCAAAACCCACTCGGGCAAGGCGGGATTCATCGCGCCACCGATGCCTGCGGGGACGAAGCTGCTGCTCACACCGGAGAAGAATCCCGGCATGCCGGAGCGGGTGGTGGAACTCCGCCGTGACGGTTCCCGCCAGGACTTTGTCTCCGGCGGCAAGGTCATCGCCGGCTTCCAGGACGAGGCGAGAACCAACCCGCGCCCGGACCTTGATCCACGCTTCCTCCGTGGCGGCTACCTCCATCCCCTGTTCACGCCGTCCGGAAAGGCGGTGACGGATGACTACGCCCTCAACCACCTGCACCACCATGGAATCTGGATGGCGTGGACGAAGGCCGCCGTGGATGGCCGCGAAACCGATTTCTGGAACATGGGCCAGGGCAAGGGCCGGGTGGACTTCAGCCGGTATGCGGAGACCCGGACCAACCGCGACCAAGCAGCGATCATCTCCCACCAGACCTACACCGATCTCACCTCCGGCTCACCCGTGGATGTGCTGGACGAAAAGTGGACCGTCTCCGTGTACCGTCCGGCGGTCACCTACAACGTGATCGACCTGGAAGCGGAGCAGGTCACGCTGGATGGCAAAACCCTGGAGCTGCCCATCTACCACTACGGCGGCCTGGGCATTCGTGGGAGGGAGGAATGGAACGGCAAGGACAAGGCGACGTTCATCACCTCGGAAAATCTGACCGACCGCAACAAGGCGAACAGCCAGCCCGCGCGGTGGATCAGCATGACCGGCGCCGTGGAAGGCGGAACCGCCACACTCACCATCCTTTCCCATCCTGAAAATTTCCGCTCGCCGCAGCCGGTCCGCATCCATCCGAACGAACCGTTCATCAGCTTCGCGCCGCAGACGAAGGAAGGCATGTCCATCAAGCCGGGCGAAACCTACAAGGCCCGCTACCGCTTCATCGTCTCGGATGGTGGGGCGGACGCGAAGCTCATCGAGCAGCTCTGGCAGGACTATGCGCACCCCGTCACCACGACGTGGAAGAAGTAG
- a CDS encoding TonB-dependent receptor has product MNLNDREEVLDTHFKALKVNLDPRWYGTFAEIGAGQEVVRWFFRVGGAAGTVAKSMSAYDMVVSDAIYGGSERYVSKGRVQAMLDLEFGLNLERLSEKRGDTTAFFAFADTVVARSFKGGNECHGWMGVKFQSRPNDEPSQILIHVRMLDTEAALQQEALGVVGVNLLYGAFFLHHEPEKLVESLLDQLTTGRIEIDVIEFRGIEFRAVDNRLIALKLVQLGLSGAAMFDPSGQVLQPSEVLYKKAVLVERGSFRPPTNVNVDMLQCALEKFSKEPQVVGKTILPIYELTMRNLLAGGDDVDRRDFLARADLLAACGMTVLISDYFEYYRLAAYLAWRTKERIGIVMGVPSMMELFEEKYYTQLPGGILESFGRLFKNELKLYVYPLFDQMAGKLTTVEDLLVAPELRKLYGYLQDRGSFVALDNYKEEYLKIFSRDVLKKIANGDDEWETMVPVEVAAMIKRRGFFSYKP; this is encoded by the coding sequence ATGAATCTGAATGACCGGGAGGAGGTGCTGGACACGCATTTCAAGGCGCTGAAGGTGAACCTGGACCCACGGTGGTACGGGACCTTCGCGGAGATCGGCGCGGGGCAGGAGGTGGTGCGGTGGTTTTTCCGCGTGGGGGGCGCCGCCGGCACGGTGGCGAAAAGCATGTCCGCCTATGACATGGTGGTCAGTGACGCCATTTATGGCGGCAGCGAGCGCTATGTCTCGAAAGGCCGCGTGCAGGCGATGCTGGACCTGGAGTTCGGCCTGAACCTGGAACGCCTGAGCGAGAAGCGCGGCGACACGACGGCTTTCTTCGCCTTTGCGGACACGGTGGTGGCCCGCAGCTTCAAGGGCGGCAACGAATGCCACGGCTGGATGGGGGTGAAGTTCCAGTCCCGGCCGAATGACGAGCCGAGCCAGATCCTCATCCACGTGCGGATGCTCGATACGGAGGCCGCGCTGCAGCAGGAGGCCCTGGGCGTGGTGGGCGTGAACCTGCTCTACGGTGCGTTTTTCCTCCACCATGAGCCGGAGAAACTGGTGGAAAGCCTGCTCGACCAACTGACCACCGGAAGGATCGAGATCGACGTCATCGAGTTCCGCGGCATCGAATTCCGTGCGGTGGACAACCGCCTCATCGCGCTGAAGCTCGTGCAACTTGGCCTCAGCGGCGCCGCCATGTTCGACCCCAGCGGCCAGGTGCTGCAACCGTCGGAGGTGCTCTACAAGAAGGCCGTGCTGGTGGAGCGCGGCAGCTTCCGCCCACCGACGAACGTGAACGTGGACATGCTGCAGTGCGCGCTGGAGAAGTTCAGCAAGGAACCGCAGGTGGTGGGAAAAACGATCCTGCCCATCTATGAACTGACCATGCGCAACCTGCTGGCGGGCGGCGATGACGTGGACCGCCGGGATTTCCTCGCCCGTGCCGACCTGCTGGCCGCCTGCGGGATGACGGTCCTCATTTCAGACTACTTCGAATACTACCGCCTCGCCGCCTACCTGGCGTGGCGGACGAAGGAACGCATCGGCATCGTCATGGGGGTTCCCAGCATGATGGAGCTGTTCGAGGAGAAATACTACACCCAGCTCCCCGGCGGCATTCTGGAATCCTTCGGCAGGTTGTTCAAAAACGAGCTGAAGCTCTACGTCTATCCGCTGTTCGACCAGATGGCGGGGAAACTGACCACCGTGGAGGATCTCCTGGTGGCTCCGGAGCTGAGGAAACTCTACGGCTACCTCCAGGACCGCGGCAGCTTCGTCGCGCTGGACAACTACAAGGAGGAATACCTCAAGATTTTCTCCCGTGACGTGCTGAAGAAAATCGCCAACGGGGATGACGAATGGGAAACCATGGTCCCGGTGGAAGTCGCCGCGATGATCAAGCGGCGCGGATTCTTCAGCTACAAGCCTTGA
- a CDS encoding PEP-CTERM sorting domain-containing protein, whose product MKAPLIYLLSAAVLTSEAGAAAFMLDFGPTDATLPSNSPLHTVTPGTGTTWNKAGPSEPAADPAGPFKWSDNTNATGVTVNIGTTADTTSSTTLDLAVQPSRANALGAQFSGGGHIYESGAPGRDGIFHLTSNTATGIQVAGLPAGTYEVYVAGRNTSSNGIYSLNFHAGAGTAGANFDYSGYATKTLSYNGNTAPTAWVEDSHYVKFTVVLDGVQALNIASASSARGFLNLVQIVPVPEPSTALLAGISLAGLLRRRRIRRP is encoded by the coding sequence ATGAAAGCCCCCCTGATCTACCTCCTGTCCGCCGCCGTGCTGACCTCCGAAGCCGGAGCGGCCGCGTTCATGCTGGATTTCGGGCCGACGGACGCAACGCTGCCATCAAACAGTCCGCTGCATACAGTGACACCAGGCACCGGAACCACATGGAACAAGGCGGGGCCTTCCGAACCGGCCGCCGACCCCGCCGGTCCGTTCAAGTGGTCCGACAACACCAACGCCACCGGCGTGACGGTGAACATCGGCACGACGGCTGACACCACCAGCTCGACCACCCTCGATCTGGCCGTCCAACCGAGCCGTGCAAACGCTCTCGGAGCGCAGTTTTCAGGTGGCGGACACATCTACGAGTCGGGCGCTCCGGGGCGCGATGGCATTTTCCACCTCACCAGCAACACCGCAACCGGCATCCAGGTCGCAGGCCTGCCGGCAGGAACCTATGAGGTCTATGTCGCCGGACGGAACACCTCGAGCAACGGAATCTATTCCCTGAATTTCCATGCGGGCGCGGGGACGGCGGGAGCCAACTTCGACTACTCGGGCTATGCCACCAAGACCCTGTCCTACAACGGAAACACCGCTCCGACGGCATGGGTGGAGGACTCCCACTATGTGAAATTCACCGTGGTTCTGGACGGCGTCCAGGCACTCAACATCGCATCCGCCAGTTCGGCGAGGGGCTTTCTCAATCTCGTCCAGATCGTCCCGGTTCCGGAACCTTCCACCGCACTTCTTGCCGGAATCAGCCTGGCGGGATTGCTGCGCCGGAGGAGGATCCGCCGTCCTTGA
- a CDS encoding Smr/MutS family protein, with product MDEEDPIEIPITPELDLHTFRPSEIKDLLPEYFHECRARGISRIRVIHGKGTGTLRETVHRLLPKIPGVVSYQYPAEADAGSWGATWVNLE from the coding sequence ATGGACGAGGAAGATCCCATCGAAATCCCCATCACCCCGGAGCTGGACCTGCACACCTTCCGGCCATCCGAGATCAAGGATCTGCTGCCGGAGTATTTCCACGAATGCCGCGCGCGCGGGATCTCCCGCATCCGCGTCATCCATGGCAAAGGCACCGGCACCCTCCGTGAAACGGTCCACCGCCTGCTGCCGAAGATCCCCGGCGTGGTCTCCTACCAATATCCCGCGGAAGCGGATGCAGGCTCCTGGGGAGCCACCTGGGTGAATCTGGAGTGA
- the groL gene encoding chaperonin GroEL (60 kDa chaperone family; promotes refolding of misfolded polypeptides especially under stressful conditions; forms two stacked rings of heptamers to form a barrel-shaped 14mer; ends can be capped by GroES; misfolded proteins enter the barrel where they are refolded when GroES binds), protein MMAKQLQFDEAARQALLRGVEKLARAVKATLGPAGRNVILDKKFGSPTITKDGVSVAKEIELECPYENMGAQLIREVSSKTSDIAGDGTTTATVLAEAIYKEGLRNVTAGANPISLQRGIQKATEAIVAQLKQISKAVSDTKEIAQVATVSANWDTEIGNIIAEAMDKVGKDGTITVEEAKGIETTLDVVEGMQFDKGYLSPYFVTNPESMEALLESAYILINEKKISSLKDMLPLLEKVAKTGRPLLIIAEDVEGEALATLVVNKLRGILNIAAVKAPGFGDRRKAMLEDIAVLTGGRVITEDLGIKLESVELSDLGEAKRVVISKENTVIVEGGGSSDGITGRVNQIRKQIEDTTSDYDREKLQERLAKLAGGVAVINVGAATETEMKEKKARVEDALHATRAAVEEGIVPGGGTALIRAQAAVGDLPLEGDELTGAGIIARAVEAPLRQLAANAGREGALIVSNVKTNKEGHGYNVATDKYEDLIASGVVDPTKVTRSALQNAASIAGLLLTTEALITDLPEKEAAGGGHGHDHGGGMGGMGGF, encoded by the coding sequence ATTATGGCCAAACAACTCCAATTCGACGAAGCAGCCCGCCAGGCCCTTCTCCGCGGTGTCGAGAAACTCGCCCGTGCCGTGAAGGCAACCCTCGGACCAGCCGGCCGCAACGTCATCCTCGACAAGAAATTCGGCTCCCCGACGATCACCAAGGACGGCGTCTCCGTCGCCAAGGAAATCGAGCTTGAGTGCCCTTACGAGAACATGGGCGCCCAGCTCATCCGTGAGGTTTCCAGCAAGACCTCCGACATCGCCGGTGACGGCACCACCACCGCGACCGTGCTCGCCGAAGCCATCTACAAGGAAGGCCTCCGCAACGTGACCGCCGGTGCCAACCCGATCTCCCTGCAGCGCGGCATCCAGAAGGCCACCGAGGCCATCGTCGCCCAGCTCAAGCAGATCTCCAAGGCTGTCTCCGACACCAAGGAAATCGCACAGGTCGCCACCGTTTCCGCCAACTGGGACACCGAGATCGGCAACATCATCGCCGAAGCGATGGACAAGGTCGGCAAGGACGGCACCATCACCGTGGAAGAAGCCAAGGGCATCGAGACCACCCTCGACGTGGTCGAAGGCATGCAGTTCGACAAGGGCTACCTGTCCCCTTATTTCGTGACCAACCCTGAGTCCATGGAAGCCCTCCTCGAGAGCGCCTACATCCTCATCAACGAGAAGAAGATCTCCTCCCTGAAGGACATGCTTCCCCTCCTTGAGAAGGTCGCCAAGACCGGCCGGCCGCTGCTCATCATCGCCGAAGACGTCGAAGGCGAAGCCCTCGCGACCCTCGTCGTCAACAAGCTCCGCGGCATCCTCAACATCGCCGCCGTCAAGGCTCCTGGCTTCGGCGACCGCCGCAAGGCCATGCTGGAAGACATCGCCGTCCTCACCGGTGGCCGCGTGATCACGGAAGACCTCGGCATCAAGCTGGAGTCCGTCGAGCTCAGCGACCTCGGCGAAGCCAAGCGCGTCGTCATCAGCAAGGAGAACACCGTCATCGTTGAAGGCGGCGGTTCTTCCGACGGCATCACCGGCCGCGTGAACCAGATCCGCAAGCAGATCGAAGACACCACCAGCGACTACGACCGCGAGAAGCTCCAGGAGCGCCTCGCCAAGCTCGCAGGCGGTGTGGCCGTCATCAACGTCGGTGCCGCCACCGAGACCGAGATGAAGGAGAAGAAAGCCCGCGTCGAAGACGCCCTCCACGCGACCCGTGCGGCCGTCGAGGAAGGCATCGTTCCTGGCGGTGGCACCGCCCTCATCCGTGCGCAGGCCGCCGTCGGCGACCTGCCACTGGAAGGTGACGAACTCACCGGCGCAGGCATCATCGCCCGTGCCGTGGAGGCTCCTCTCCGCCAGCTCGCCGCCAACGCAGGCCGCGAAGGCGCGCTGATCGTCTCCAACGTCAAGACCAACAAGGAAGGTCACGGCTACAACGTCGCCACCGACAAGTATGAAGACCTCATCGCTTCCGGCGTGGTCGATCCTACCAAGGTGACCCGCTCCGCCCTGCAGAACGCCGCGTCCATCGCCGGCCTCCTGCTCACCACCGAAGCTCTCATCACCGACCTTCCTGAGAAGGAAGCCGCGGGTGGTGGCCACGGTCACGACCACGGCGGCGGCATGGGCGGAATGGGCGGCTTCTAA
- a CDS encoding co-chaperone GroES — MANIKPLGQRVLVKRIEADAISAGGIVLPDTAKEKPQEAEVLSLGTGGRDEDGKLIEFTVKVGDKVLISKYGGTEVKLDGQEVLIISENDILGIVA, encoded by the coding sequence ATGGCCAACATCAAACCCCTTGGACAACGCGTCCTCGTCAAGCGCATCGAAGCCGACGCCATCAGCGCCGGTGGCATCGTCCTTCCGGACACCGCCAAAGAGAAGCCGCAGGAAGCTGAAGTCCTCAGCCTCGGCACCGGCGGCCGCGACGAAGACGGCAAGCTCATCGAGTTCACCGTGAAAGTCGGCGACAAGGTCCTCATCTCCAAATACGGCGGCACCGAAGTGAAGCTCGACGGACAGGAAGTCCTCATCATCTCCGAAAACGACATCCTCGGAATCGTCGCCTGA
- a CDS encoding Fic family protein: MSLTNKHQRLAALRPLSPESVASLAAAFDVRMVYESNSIEGNTLTLRETEIVLSKGVTVSGKPLKDHLEAVNLMKAWEQVKALAQPDAILSERDLLDLHRIVLTSVEDQHAGSYRSSSVRIAGAKIVPPNPVKVPDLMEELFAETAAISDPIERAAKLHHGIARIHPFTDGNGRTARLAMNFILLAAGYPPVSIPTELRQNYYKALEAADEGDSATWLQFLTDQLNHELDEWLSALEAASEAVDP; the protein is encoded by the coding sequence ATGTCGCTGACAAACAAACATCAACGCCTCGCCGCGCTGCGACCGCTCTCTCCGGAGTCGGTCGCCAGCCTGGCCGCGGCGTTCGATGTGCGGATGGTATATGAGTCGAACTCCATCGAGGGCAACACACTCACGCTCCGCGAAACGGAGATCGTCCTTTCCAAGGGCGTCACCGTTTCAGGAAAGCCGCTGAAGGATCATCTGGAAGCGGTGAACCTGATGAAGGCGTGGGAACAGGTGAAGGCACTCGCCCAACCGGACGCGATTCTCAGTGAGCGCGATCTGCTCGATCTCCACCGCATCGTGCTGACCAGCGTGGAGGACCAGCACGCGGGTTCCTACCGGTCATCCTCCGTCCGCATCGCGGGTGCGAAGATCGTCCCGCCAAACCCCGTGAAGGTTCCGGACCTGATGGAAGAACTTTTCGCGGAGACCGCCGCGATTTCCGATCCAATCGAACGCGCCGCGAAACTTCACCACGGCATCGCCCGTATCCACCCGTTCACGGACGGCAACGGCAGGACCGCCCGGCTGGCGATGAATTTCATCTTGCTGGCCGCCGGTTATCCTCCAGTTTCCATCCCCACCGAACTCCGCCAGAACTACTACAAAGCCCTGGAGGCCGCCGATGAAGGCGACTCCGCGACATGGCTCCAATTTCTCACCGATCAACTGAACCACGAACTCGACGAATGGCTGTCCGCCCTCGAAGCGGCATCGGAGGCCGTTGATCCCTGA
- the dnaK gene encoding molecular chaperone DnaK — protein sequence MSKILGIDLGTTNSCMAVMDGGEPTVLENSEGARTTPSVVAFAKNGERLVGQAAKRQAVTNPKNTIFSAKRLIGRKFNELTEADKRMPYAIVAAANGDAHIQVEVNGEKKTYSPQEIAAMVLGKLKADAEAKLGESIKQAVITVPAYFNDSQRNATKAAGEIAGLEVLRIINEPTAAALAYGLDKKADEKIAVYDLGGGTFDISVLEISEGVFEVLATDGDTQLGGDDWDNTLISWIAGEFKKDQGIDLSGQPDALQRIKEEAEKAKIALSSSQSYDINLPFITADATGPKHIQLSLTRSKLEQLTDSLFERTKKPVRDCLKEAGVSASDIDELVLVGGMTRMPKVVETARELAGQTPHQGVNPDEVVAIGASIQGGVLRGDVKDVLLLDVTPLTLSIETMGGIATAMIERNTTIPKKTSQVFSTAADNQPAVDIQICQGERKMFADNKKLGNFKLDGIAPARRGEPQIEVTFDIDSNGILHVSAKDKQSGKEQKISIQGSSGLSKDEIEKAKQDAEAYAEEDRKRVEKVDAKNKADNLVFQVEKQLGELGDNAPAELKSMLEGKVQAVKDAISSDDLDRINSAVADLEGSLQALSQAAQQAGAGAAQPDVEPAGDEPASNEPKQAKGKVVDAEVVD from the coding sequence ATGTCAAAAATTCTCGGAATCGACCTCGGAACCACCAACTCGTGTATGGCCGTCATGGATGGCGGTGAGCCAACCGTGCTGGAGAACTCCGAGGGCGCACGCACCACCCCTTCCGTCGTCGCCTTCGCGAAGAACGGCGAACGTCTCGTCGGCCAGGCCGCCAAGCGCCAGGCCGTCACCAACCCGAAGAACACCATCTTCTCCGCCAAGCGCCTGATCGGCCGCAAGTTCAACGAGCTGACCGAAGCGGACAAGCGCATGCCCTACGCCATCGTCGCGGCTGCCAACGGCGACGCCCACATCCAGGTGGAAGTGAACGGCGAGAAGAAGACCTACTCCCCGCAGGAAATCGCCGCCATGGTCCTCGGCAAGCTGAAGGCCGACGCCGAAGCGAAGCTGGGCGAGTCCATCAAGCAGGCCGTCATCACCGTGCCCGCCTATTTCAACGACTCCCAGCGGAACGCCACCAAGGCCGCCGGTGAAATCGCCGGTCTGGAAGTTCTCCGCATCATCAACGAGCCGACCGCAGCCGCGCTCGCCTACGGTCTGGACAAGAAGGCCGACGAGAAGATCGCCGTGTATGACCTCGGCGGTGGCACGTTCGACATTTCCGTCCTTGAGATCAGCGAAGGCGTCTTCGAGGTGCTCGCCACGGACGGTGACACCCAGCTCGGCGGTGACGACTGGGACAACACCCTGATCTCCTGGATCGCCGGTGAGTTCAAAAAGGACCAGGGCATCGACCTTTCCGGCCAGCCGGACGCACTGCAACGGATCAAGGAAGAGGCGGAGAAGGCGAAGATCGCCCTTTCCTCCAGCCAGTCCTACGACATCAACCTGCCGTTCATCACGGCGGACGCCACCGGTCCGAAGCACATCCAGCTCAGCCTCACCCGGTCAAAGCTGGAGCAACTGACCGACAGCCTGTTCGAGCGCACCAAGAAGCCCGTCCGCGACTGCCTCAAGGAAGCCGGTGTTTCCGCCAGCGACATCGATGAGCTGGTCCTCGTCGGTGGTATGACCCGCATGCCGAAGGTGGTGGAAACCGCCCGCGAGCTGGCCGGCCAGACCCCGCACCAAGGCGTGAACCCGGACGAGGTCGTCGCCATCGGCGCCTCCATCCAAGGCGGCGTGCTCCGCGGTGACGTGAAGGACGTCCTCCTTCTCGACGTCACCCCGCTCACCCTCTCCATCGAGACCATGGGCGGCATCGCCACCGCGATGATCGAGCGCAACACGACCATCCCGAAGAAGACCTCGCAGGTGTTCTCCACCGCCGCTGACAACCAGCCCGCCGTGGACATCCAGATCTGCCAGGGCGAACGGAAGATGTTCGCGGACAACAAGAAGCTCGGCAACTTCAAGCTCGACGGCATCGCCCCGGCACGCCGCGGTGAGCCGCAGATCGAGGTGACCTTCGACATCGACTCCAACGGCATCCTCCACGTTTCCGCGAAGGACAAGCAGTCCGGCAAGGAGCAGAAGATCTCCATCCAGGGATCCTCCGGCCTCTCCAAGGACGAGATCGAGAAGGCCAAGCAGGACGCCGAAGCCTACGCCGAGGAAGACCGCAAGCGCGTCGAGAAAGTCGATGCCAAGAACAAGGCGGACAACCTCGTCTTCCAGGTCGAGAAGCAGCTCGGTGAACTGGGCGACAACGCCCCCGCCGAACTCAAGTCCATGCTCGAAGGCAAGGTCCAGGCCGTGAAGGACGCGATCTCCAGCGACGACCTCGACCGCATCAACTCCGCCGTCGCCGACCTCGAAGGTTCCCTGCAAGCCCTCTCCCAAGCCGCTCAACAGGCAGGCGCGGGCGCAGCCCAACCGGACGTCGAACCCGCCGGTGACGAGCCGGCCTCCAACGAGCCGAAACAAGCAAAAGGTAAGGTCGTCGACGCAGAGGTGGTGGATTGA
- the recJ gene encoding single-stranded-DNA-specific exonuclease RecJ, translating into MRAEPFRWIARGEPFHTIGSGSSAEFPAILEHLILQRGLPVGDRLESFLRPRLADLADPFLIPGMRAAVERILLAVDRGERVCIFGDYDVDGVTSIAIMRRILRSYGLEPRHFIPRRGSEGYGLNRAALERCMKEGPKPDLLIAVDCGTVSVQEVAELNEKGVDVVIVDHHEPAEELPAAVAVVNPKRGDDFTYLCAAGVAFKVGHALLKTRQVPLDLKELLDLVAVATIADIVPMVGENRLLVRHGLRHLPGTLNPGLRALQEVTGMNGHATSMDVGFRIGPRLNAAGRMDVPEDALETLITDCRRLAMDLALKLDDYNRARQEHENLIRRQALEQLQRDFVPNRDPVIVIGSREWHPGVVGIVASRLMRQYHKPTFVIAIDGDGIGKGSGRSIEGVSLVEAIRACGDDLLAGGGHAMAAGLSIEEARLPSFRDRFADYVRRNTNEEQLRPTLYYDAEISFGQLCLEFMDSYDLLQPFGNGNPQPVFISRGISLSRPPVRMKNQHLRFMLRQGYHEQDAVFFGGGEKALPDPPWDVAFTIDRNTFRGRTTLQLIVQDVRGAVPA; encoded by the coding sequence ATGCGAGCCGAACCTTTCCGATGGATTGCCCGCGGAGAACCGTTTCACACCATCGGGAGCGGTTCTTCCGCTGAATTTCCCGCGATCCTCGAGCATCTGATCCTCCAACGGGGATTGCCCGTCGGGGATCGCCTGGAAAGTTTTCTCCGCCCCCGGTTGGCGGACCTCGCGGACCCGTTCCTTATTCCCGGCATGCGCGCCGCGGTGGAGCGCATTCTGCTGGCGGTGGACCGTGGGGAGCGGGTGTGCATTTTCGGCGACTATGACGTGGATGGCGTGACCTCCATCGCCATCATGCGGCGCATCCTCCGCAGCTACGGTCTGGAGCCGCGGCATTTCATCCCGCGCCGGGGATCGGAGGGCTACGGGCTGAACCGTGCGGCGCTGGAGCGCTGTATGAAAGAGGGGCCGAAGCCGGACCTCCTCATCGCGGTGGACTGTGGGACCGTCTCCGTCCAGGAAGTCGCGGAACTGAATGAGAAAGGCGTGGATGTGGTCATCGTGGACCACCATGAACCCGCCGAGGAGTTGCCCGCCGCGGTGGCGGTGGTGAACCCGAAGCGCGGTGACGATTTCACCTACCTCTGCGCCGCCGGTGTCGCTTTCAAGGTGGGCCACGCGTTGCTGAAGACGCGGCAGGTGCCGCTGGATCTCAAGGAACTGCTGGACCTGGTGGCGGTCGCCACCATCGCCGACATCGTGCCGATGGTCGGGGAAAACCGGCTGCTGGTGCGCCACGGCCTGCGCCACCTGCCCGGCACGCTGAATCCCGGGCTGCGCGCGCTACAGGAAGTGACGGGCATGAACGGCCACGCCACCTCCATGGACGTCGGCTTCCGCATCGGTCCCCGGCTGAACGCCGCCGGGCGGATGGATGTGCCGGAGGACGCGCTGGAAACCCTCATCACCGACTGCCGCAGGCTGGCCATGGACCTGGCGCTGAAGCTGGATGACTACAACCGTGCCCGGCAGGAGCATGAGAACCTCATCCGCAGGCAGGCGCTGGAACAGCTCCAGCGTGACTTCGTTCCGAACCGGGACCCGGTCATCGTGATCGGCTCGCGGGAGTGGCATCCGGGGGTCGTCGGTATCGTCGCATCGCGGCTGATGCGGCAATACCACAAGCCGACCTTCGTCATCGCCATCGACGGCGACGGCATCGGAAAAGGCTCCGGCCGCAGCATCGAGGGGGTGTCCCTCGTCGAGGCCATCCGTGCCTGTGGTGACGATCTTCTGGCAGGCGGCGGCCATGCGATGGCGGCCGGTCTTTCCATCGAGGAAGCGCGGCTTCCTTCCTTCCGCGACCGCTTCGCCGACTACGTCCGGCGGAACACGAACGAGGAACAACTGCGGCCGACCCTCTACTATGATGCGGAGATCAGCTTCGGCCAGCTCTGCCTGGAGTTCATGGACAGCTATGACCTGCTCCAGCCCTTCGGCAACGGGAACCCGCAGCCGGTTTTCATCTCACGGGGCATCTCGCTCAGCCGCCCGCCGGTGCGGATGAAAAACCAGCACCTCCGTTTCATGCTCCGCCAGGGCTACCATGAGCAGGATGCCGTGTTCTTCGGCGGGGGGGAAAAGGCGCTGCCGGACCCGCCGTGGGATGTGGCGTTCACCATCGACCGCAATACGTTCCGCGGCAGGACGACGCTCCAGTTGATCGTCCAGGATGTGCGTGGAGCCGTGCCCGCTTGA